In Myxocyprinus asiaticus isolate MX2 ecotype Aquarium Trade chromosome 16, UBuf_Myxa_2, whole genome shotgun sequence, a single window of DNA contains:
- the LOC127453973 gene encoding gamma-aminobutyric acid receptor-associated protein-like 1 isoform X1 — protein sequence MNNIWTEGKGEEESLVGWQDVQKVCLKRMYFVKHMSSQYQRSVPLEVRRAEGERVRAKHPDKIPIIVERAARSRAPELDKKKYLVPSDLTVGQLCFLIRQRVSMRPEEALFFFVKNSLPPSSSPLSAVYEEHHEEDLFLYMTYSNESVYGA from the exons ATGAACAACATCTGGACTGAGGGCAAAGGAGAGGAAGAGTCCCTGGTTGGATGGCAAGATGTCCAGAAAGTTTGCCTAAAAAGAATGTATTTTGTTAAACAT ATGTCTAGCCAATATCAGCGAAGTGTTCCACTGGAGGTCAGAAGAGCAGAAGGGGAGAGAGTTCGTGCCAAACATCCGGATAAGATTCCG ATAATTGTGGAGAGAGCTGCAAGATCCCGAGCTCCTGAACTTGACAAAAAGAAATATCTTGTTCCTTCAGACCTCACAG TCGGTCAGCTTTGTTTTCTGATCAGACAACGGGTGTCTATGAGGCCAGAAGAAGCTCTCttcttttttgtaaaaaattccCTCCCTCCATCCAGTTCCCCACTTTCTGCAGTGTATGAG GAACACCATGAGGAAGACCTGTTCCTGTATATGACATACAGTAATGAGAGTGTTTACGGTGCCTGA
- the LOC127453973 gene encoding gamma-aminobutyric acid receptor-associated protein-like 1 isoform X2: MSSQYQRSVPLEVRRAEGERVRAKHPDKIPIIVERAARSRAPELDKKKYLVPSDLTVGQLCFLIRQRVSMRPEEALFFFVKNSLPPSSSPLSAVYEEHHEEDLFLYMTYSNESVYGA, translated from the exons ATGTCTAGCCAATATCAGCGAAGTGTTCCACTGGAGGTCAGAAGAGCAGAAGGGGAGAGAGTTCGTGCCAAACATCCGGATAAGATTCCG ATAATTGTGGAGAGAGCTGCAAGATCCCGAGCTCCTGAACTTGACAAAAAGAAATATCTTGTTCCTTCAGACCTCACAG TCGGTCAGCTTTGTTTTCTGATCAGACAACGGGTGTCTATGAGGCCAGAAGAAGCTCTCttcttttttgtaaaaaattccCTCCCTCCATCCAGTTCCCCACTTTCTGCAGTGTATGAG GAACACCATGAGGAAGACCTGTTCCTGTATATGACATACAGTAATGAGAGTGTTTACGGTGCCTGA